One Thermococcus sp. DNA window includes the following coding sequences:
- a CDS encoding GNAT family N-acetyltransferase codes for MRPIILRGEKISLGILLKEDLQKSWEWFNDRSTMRYMFNSAYFTLPEEEGELYEDLKKNKDKAPVFAVVENKSGNLVGISGFKWINWQARWGEILYYLAPEERRKGYGTEVVKLLCEYAFRHLNLRKVWAKVHEDNKASIKV; via the coding sequence ATGAGACCCATTATCCTCAGAGGGGAGAAAATATCGCTTGGAATCCTCCTGAAGGAAGACCTCCAAAAGAGCTGGGAGTGGTTCAACGACAGGAGCACGATGCGTTACATGTTCAACTCTGCCTATTTCACACTTCCAGAAGAGGAGGGAGAGCTGTACGAGGATCTGAAGAAGAACAAGGATAAGGCGCCTGTTTTTGCCGTTGTCGAAAACAAAAGCGGAAATCTTGTGGGAATATCAGGCTTCAAATGGATTAACTGGCAAGCAAGGTGGGGGGAGATACTCTACTACCTCGCTCCGGAGGAGAGGAGGAAGGGCTACGGCACCGAGGTCGTCAAACTCCTCTGCGAGTACGCCTTCAGGCATCTCAACCTCCGTAAAGTCTGGGCAAAGGTTCATGAGGACAATAAGGCCTCTATAAAAGTT